The DNA window TTTCTTCTTCGATAAATTGGAGTAAAAACTCTCCAGACACATTAAAGTCTACAGGCATAATTTTGCCGACCACTTGGTAATTACCGATTGTTTTTCCATCTAATGCTTCAACTATTTTCATCGTTGGATTCACTGTATAATCTAAAAATGGTTCAAAGCCCGTTAACAGTAATTTTTTCACTAGTATCGCCTCCTACTCACTATTATACGCAATCCCTCTTTCCTTTCCTAACACTCTATTGTGTATTCATGTAAATATCAGAAAATATAAACTTTTAGTTTATCGGAAAAAAACTTCCCAAACTCATTTCTATGTGTTAAAATTCATTAAAATGAATAAACATACAAAAATCAGGGGGAATATACATGATTAAGAAATTATCATTTATCACGTTATTTGCATCATCTGCGTTAGTACTGGGAGCTTGCGGAAGTTCTAGCGAAAAAGAATCAGGCTCTTCAGAGAAAAAAGAAACATTAGAAATGGGAACATCTGCAGAATTTGCTCCATTCGAATCACGTAACCCTGAAGGCGATATTGTAGGCTTCGATATTGACCTTGCCAACCACATTGCAGACGAACTAGGATACGAATTAGAAATTACAGATATGAAATTCGATGGCTTGATCGGTGCTTTGCAAAATGATCGTGTCGATATGGTTATTGCCGGTATGTCTGCAACTGATTCCCGTAAAGAAAACGTTGATTTCTCTACAGAATATAATCATTCGGGCGAAATGTTTGTGACAGCTAATGGATCTGAGCTATCAAGTCTTGAATCATTAGAAGGCAAAACAGTTGGTGTTCAGCTTGGAACAATACAAGAAGAAGGTGCGAAGAGCATCATCGCTGATGAGGGCATCAATTTTGAATTAAAAGCTTTAGACGATTCAGGCGCATTAATCCAAGAAATTTTGTCAGGCCGTATCGATGCTGCCTATATGGACAAGCAAGTTGCACTTGGTTATATCGAAGCGCAAGACCTTGGTGCATTTGATGACCCGACAACCGCTTCACCTGGTATGGCTGTGGCATTTCCTAAAGGCAGCGAGCTTGTAGAAGATGTCAATGCTATTCTCGCTGAAATGGAAGAAAGCGGCGCATTGGATGAATTAAAAGAAAAATGGTTGTCTGAAGAAGAGTAAATTTACTAGCAGAAAAGAGATGTAATCTATGAATCTTGATTTTTCACAAATAGTTCCTTATATCCCTTTCATGTTGGAAGGGATATGGGTTACGTTAAAATTCGTGTTTTTCGCGATTATACTTGGATCGATTCTCGGAACTTTATTGGCGTTATTTAAAATTGGTAGCATCAAACCGTTACGGTGGTTTGCTGATGCTTATACATCTATATTTCGTGGAACGCCGTTGATTTTACAATTAATGATTATTTACTACTCGATCCCTCAGTTGACAGGGTTTGATATTTCACCATTCTTGTCAGCAATATTGGCATTTGGTCTTAATTCGTCTGCTTATATCTCGGAAATTATCCGGGCCGGAATTCAAGCAGTTGATAAAGGGCAAGTAGAAGCAGCACAAGCTCTAGGTGTTCCTTATAGCGCTATGATGAAAGACATCATTTTGCCTCAGGCTTTGAAAAACATTCTCCCTGCACTTATGAATGAATTTATCACTTTGACGAAAGAATCTGCGATTGTTTCAACCATTGGCTATCTTGATCTGATGAGACGTGCACAAGTAGTCGGTGCTGATTTGTTCCGAAACTTTGAGCCTTTATTATTTGTCGGTGTCATATATTGGTGTCTTGTAATGGGCTTAACGATGATTGGACGAGTGTTTGAACGGAGGTTGAAACAAAGTGATTGATGTACAAAATTTATACAAAAAGTTTGGCACGAACGAAGTACTTAGTGATATTTCAGCTACTGTTAAAAAAGGTGAAGTCGTTTCGATTATCGGTCCCTCTGGTTCCGGTAAATCTACTTTCTTGCGTTGCTTAAATTTGTTGGAAGTTCCGACTTCTGGTTCTATTGAAATTAACGGCAAAAGCTTAACTGCTTCTAAAAAAACAATTCACAAAATCCGTCAAGAAATTGGGATGGTGTTTCAGCACTTTCATTTATTCCCTCATTTAACGGTGCTGGAGAATCTAACATACGCCCCGATTAAAGCAAAAGGGATGAAAAAAGCAGAAGCAGAAATGAAAGCTCGACTTTTACTTGAACGCGTCGGCTTATCGGAAAAAGAAAAAGCATATCCAAATAGCTTGTCTGGTGGTCAGAAACAGCGTGTAGCAATTGCTCGTGCGTTGGCAATGGAACCGGAACTCATGCTGTTTGATGAACCGACATCCGCTCTTGATCCTGAAATGGTGAAAGAAGTGCTCGACGTAATGAAAGATTTAGCGCAATCGGGTATGACAATGGTTGTAGTAACACATGAGATGGGCTTTGCTCGTGAAGTTGCGGACCGCGTTTTATTTTTAGATCACGGTGTACTAGTCGAAGAAGGGCAACCGATTGAATTTTTCAGTAACCCCAAAACCACACGTGCAAAAGATTTTCTGGATAAAGTGCTGTAACAGGTGTCCTCTGGGGCACCTGCTTTTTTTGTTCATTCGATGCTCAAATGTTGAACGAATCTTCTACCTTACACATGTTATAATCAGTTCTGGTAATCTTGCAGAAAACAGAGGTGGAAAACGTGTTTAGAAAAATAGTGATTTTAATAGGAGTAGTATTTTTCATGTCGCTGTTCATTTTTACAGCCGTCATGTTTTTAAAAAACGAAGTGGAACTTTACTCAAAAGACAATGTAATTTTAACACTTGATAAACCAACGTTCATTACGCTAAATGAACCTGATGTAAGTAAGAACGGGTCCGACACTAGACAACTTTATGAAATGACATTTCTCGGCTTGAATGTTGGAACTTATACACTTGTTGACCGTTCACTTTCTAACGGGACTTCGATTATTTTTGAAGAAATCGATAATACTAGTTGGATTCCTTACACATTTTCAATGAATATTAACGGTCTTGCAGATTCAGATTTTAAATCGTGGAACCCCGAACCAATAGTCCGACTCGATGAAGCAGTTTATGGTTCTGACCCGACTACTAATCCTTATGGCACCTTCACCACTCCAAACGGCGAAATGCTCATTGGGAATGTGTATGTATCACGAAATCTTCAACTTGGTAATGGCAATTGGGTTCAGGAATTGCGTCATGAAATTACCGATCTTACGCTTGAAGAAGGTGTCTTATCGAAAAACCTTTGGCTCCCTCCTAAACACATAAGCCAAACTTGGTTAATGGCTTCATCAGCGCCTTTATTTGATAATGAAGAAATAGAAGATGATTGGATTGACTTTTCACTAAAAAATCGTCTATCTCAGTCCAACTGGCTTACACCTGAAGGTCCTTTAGTTAAACTCGAATTGACTGATGATCCTCGCACTCAGCTCGCTTACTCATACATTGATAAGCGAACAGCTGACTTAACTTCTTTAGAATGGTATGAAACATCACCTAGCTTATTTTTTGAATCCATGGTGTTAAATGCAGAAACAAACCAACAATAAAACCGATGCTTTAAAAGTCTATGAACAATGACTTTTAAAGCATCTCTTTTATTGATATTAATCAACGTTAGTAAAGCCATTCCTTCGCTATTAAACAAAATATTCTGTATAATAGAGATGAAGGGTAATTCTTGTTTTAGTTGTCCCATGATTGGTGATTATTAAATGAGGAGGTTGGTCATAATGGAACACAAAGTACTTGATCCACGTGAAGTTGAACTTCGTCTAGATGAAGATTTTAATGCGATTCTGAATATGATTGGCGAAGGAGCACCTGTATTTTCATTTGATGAAAAAGAAAAAATATTTAGAGCACAACAACGTGATGAAAAGATAGCTAAAGAACTTCACTAATAAAGCTAAGTCGCTTTTCCAAAATAGGGAAAAGCGATTTTTTATGCAAAAAAAACTCCTGCTCTGAGAACAGGAGTTTCATTTATTTCATCATTTCCGCCAAATAATTGTATGATTGGAGCCGCTCTTCATGATAGAAGATCGGTGAATGGACAATCACTTCATGGGCACGTGTTTTTAAGATAAAGTTTTTCAACTTTTGCTTAACAAGGTCAGGTGTTCCGACAATCATCGATTCAGAATTTAATTTATCTCGGAAAATGGCAATTTCACGGTCTGACCAAACATCTTCTAATTTATCAATTGGTGGTTGGAATGTTGTTGGTTCCCCTCTCATTAATGAGAACATTTGTTGTTGCGAAGAAGTCGCTAACCATTCCGCGCGTTCTTGTGTTTCGGCAACAATTACATTCACACCTAGCATTGCATATGGTTCGGCCAACGCTTTTGACGGTTTAAAGTTTTGATGATAAAGCTGTAAGGCTTGCATCATATAATCTGGTGCAAAATGACTTGCAAATGAAAACGGCAACCCTTTTAATGCAGCAAGCTGTGCACTAAACCCGCTCGATCCAAGAAGCCACAGTGGCACGTTCATATTTGTTCCCGGGAAAGCGCGCACGCGGCCCACTGGATTTTCTGAAAAGTAATTTTCTAATTCTGCTACTTGTTGCGGAAAATCTTCGCCATTGCTTTGCAAACTACGGCGCAATGCATGAGCGGTCGCTTGGTCACTTCCTGGCGCACGCCCTAAGCCTAAGTCGATGCGTCCTGGATAAATGGTTTCCAGCGTACCAAACTGTTCAGCAATCACCAATGGTGCGTGATTTGGAAGCATAACGCCACCTGAACCTACACGAATCGAGTTGGTTGCTCCTGCAATGTGACCGATCAGTACAGAAGTAGCCGAACTACCAATTCCCGGCATGTTGTGATGTTCAGCTAACCAAAAACGATTAAAACCTAGTGACTCCACGTGTTGAGCCAAATCCACACTATTTTTGAATGCTTGTGCCGTTTCAGCACCTTCATTGATTGGTGCTAAATCGAGGACAGACAATGGAATATTTTCGAATTTCTTAATTTGCATAATAACCTTCACTCCTATTCCTCTCCATTGTAGCGATGTTTAATGAATACATCCTTTTTTTTGCTCAGACTTTGAAAAATGGTAGCTGCATTATCGCTTCTAATCTGCTTGCCTCTTTTTTCTTTTTATTCAAACTAATTAAAATTCTTTCTTGCTTTCCTCTATCAAATGATTTATGATAAGGAACATCGAAACAGTAACACCACCAATTTAATAAGATATTTCTTATCTAGAGAGACGGAGGGATTTGGCCCTATGAAGTCTCAGCAACCAGTCTGACGAAGACTACGGTGCTAAATCCAATAGGCTTTGCCTAGCAGATGAGAAGAATGTGTTTCCTGATAGGGGCTTTCTTCTTTTATGAAGAAAGCCCCTATTTTATTGCGGAGAGGATGAGCAAAATGACAAAGCAGAGTTTAGAAACTTTATTGGTTCAATTGGGTAATCGCAGTGATGACACAACTGGAGCAGTAAACCCACCTATATACTTATCCACCGCTTATGCGCATCAAGGACTGGGTCAATCAACTGGTTTTGATTACACTCGGACTAAAAATCCGACACGTTCTGTTTTAGAAGAAGGGTTTGCTAAACTTGAAGGGGCTGATGCTGCCTATGCTTGTAGTTCTGGAATGGCGGCTATTCAATTGGTTTTATCTTTGTTCCGTCCAGGTGATGAATTATTAGTACCGGAAGATATTTACGGTGGTACATATCGTTTATTGGATCATTTTTCAGCGACTTATAATATCCATCCAATCTACGCTGAATTTAAAAACGTACAAGATACAGAGAATAAAATAACGGCAAATACACGAGCTCTTTTTATCGAAACGCCTACAAATCCGCTTATGCAGGAAATCGACCTTATCGCTTTTGCTGCGTTAGCTAAAAAGCATAAACTTCTATTAATAGTAGATAATACGTTTTTAACCCCTTTTTTCCAACAACCAATTCAACTTGGAGCAGACATTGTAATTCACAGCGCTACAAAATATATCGGGGGTCATAATGACGTATTGGCTGGACTTGTTGTCGCTAAAGGAGACAAAATTTGCGACAAACTCGCTACATTTCATAACTCTGTTGGTGCTGTTCTCTCCCCTTTCGACTCTTGGCTATTGGTTCGAGGATTAAAGACATTACCCTTACGCATGAGACAGCACGAAGCGAATGCCAAAGCAATTGCAGAATTCTTATCTCGTCAGCCGCAAGTTTCAGACGTATTATATCCAGGTAAGGGCGGTATGCTATCTTTCCGGTTGCAGGAAGAATTTTGGATTGGACCATTCTTAGAAAGGATCAAGCTCATCACGTTTGCTGAAAGTCTTGGCGGCGTCGAAAGCTTTATCACTTACCCTGCCACTCAAACTCATGCAGATATTCCTTTTGAAGAACGTACAAAACGTGGCGTATGCAATCGTTTATTGCGCTTCTCTGTTGGCGTTGAACTAGTAGATGATTTAATCGCTGACCTAACACAAGCATTTTCAAAATTGAAAGAGGAGGTTGTTGAATATGACCGATCGTATTGAAACCAAGTTTATTCACTCTACCGGAGTTGATCCAATCACTGGGGCCGTTAACGTACCGATCTATTTGTCTTCTACATTTCATCAGAAAAGCTTAGACTCATTTGGACCTTTTGATTATAGCCGCTCAGGTAACCCTACACGTCTCGCACTTGAAGAAACGATCGCAGAACTCGAAGGCGGCACGCGTGGTTTTGCCTTTTCCTCAGGGATGGCTGCTATCTCTTCTGCGTTTATGCTCCTATCTTCCGGTGATCATGTCCTAGTTTCCGAAGACGTATATGGTGGAACTTATCGTTTTATCACTGAAGTTTTAGATAAATTCAAGATTGAGTATACATTTGTTAATATGACCGATTTAAATGCTATGGCCAATGCTATAAAACCTAATACAAAAGTTATTTATTTAGAAACACCTTCAAACCCTGTAATGAACATTACAGATATCGAAATTGCTGCAAAATTAGCAAAAGCCAATGGTTGCTTAACATTTGTCGACAATACATTTATGACACCCCTTTATCAAAACCCTTTAGAACTCGGTGCCGATATTGTTTTGCATAGCGCAACTAAATTTTTATCTGGTCATAGTGACATTATTGCCGGACTGGCCGTTACAAATGACGAAGATCTCGGCAATCGGTTAGGTTTTATCCAAAACACCTTTGGTTCTGTTTTAGGTGTTCAAGATTCTTATTTGCTAATTCAAGGCATTAAAACTTTAGGGGCGCGCTTAACTCAATCGACCGAATCAGCTCGACTAATTGCTGAATTTTTACACAGCCATCCATTAATCGAAGAAGTTTATTATCCTGGATTTTCATTCCATCCGGGTAATCCGATTCACGAACGTCAGGCGAAAAGCGCAGGAGCCGTCTTCTCCTTCCGCTTAGCTGATAAAAAATCGGCTCGTATTTTTGTTGAACACTTAAGAATCCCAATATTTGCGGTCAGTTTAGGTGCAGTTGAATCAATATTATCGTACCCGTCAACCATGTCCCACGGTTCTATGCCTCGAGAAGAACGTGAAAAACGCGGAATCACTGACGGCTTATTACGCTATTCAGTCGGCCTTGAACATTCCGACGACTTGATACAAGATTTAACTCAAGCGCTTGTGCAAGTCGCACGCCGTAAAGGTTTAAGTATCGCTAATTAAATAACTCCCTTACTAAATTGAAGACATCTTCTACCAACTCGGTAAAAGATGTTTTTTGTTTTTGAATCATTCAAATTTCATATTTTACTTTTTTAGACACAACTCTAAAAAAAATCACATCCTTAGCTGATAATGATTGACATTCTCAATTAGCTCTTTATAATTGAGGTTGAGAATGATTTTCATTTACCTTCTCAACTACATATTAAAGGGAGAGACATCCATGAAGAAATCTTTATACCTTATCATAGCGTTATTGCTTCTTGTTTTAACTGCATGCGGAACCGACGATGCAGCTGAACAAAAAGAAGAAACAGATAGCAATGAAGTTAACCTATATACAGCAAGACATTATGACGTAGACGACGAACTATATAAAAAATTCGAAGAAGAAACAGGTATTAAAGTTAACTTGATCAAAGGCGATGCAGACGAATTACTTGAACGCATCAAGCGTGAAGGCGACGCTACTGAAGCAGATTTATTCTTAACTGCTGATGCTGGTCGTTTATACCGTGCTAAAGAAGATGACTTATTGCAAGCTGTAACAAGTGACTTACTAGAAGAGCAAATTCCTGAAAACTATCGTGATACAGACCAAATGTGGTACGGTTTAACTAAACGTGCTCGGGTGCTTGTTTATAACCAAGACACAGTAACACCTGAAGAGTTATCAACTTACGAAGCATTAACTGAAGACGAGTGGAATGGTCGTGTATTAATCCGTAGCTCTGAAAACATCTACAACCAATCTTTACTTGCTTCATTTATCGAAATTGATGGTGAAGAAAAAGCAAAAAAATGGGCTGCAGGATTAGTTAACAACTTCGCACGTGATCCTGAAGGTGGAGATCGTGACCAAGCAAAAGCGATTGCTGCTGGCATCGGTGATGTTGCAATCATGAACAGCTACTATTTCGGTCAAATGTTAAACTCTGAAGACGCTGCTGAAGTTGAAGTTGCAGAAGGTCTTGGAATTTACTTCCCGAACCAAGAAACTACTGGAACTCACGTTAACATTAGTGGGGCAGGTGTCATTAAAACTGCTAAAAACAAAGAAAATGCAATAAAATTACTTGAATTCCTTTCTGCACCTGAAGCTCAAGGGACTTTTGCAGAAGCTAACTATGAATACCCAGTAAACTCAAGCGTAGAACCTTCTGAGCTACTAACATCATGGGGTGAATTCAAAGAACAAGATATCCCTCTTTCTTCACTAGGAGATAATAATGCCAAGTCGATTTTAATCTTTAACGAAGTAGGCTGGAAATAATCTAAAAGCTATTCCCTTGCCGTATCCTATAACGGCAAGGGATTTCTGACGATTGGAAAGGTGATTAATGCTATGCAACGGAGACTCGCTAACATAAATATTTGGACAGTGGCAGCCATTATTATTATTGCTGCACTGTTTTTGCCAAACATGACCATTGTGACAGGTTTATTCACCCCTTCTAACGAAAATTGGGAGCATATGAAAGAATTCGTCCTTTGGTCGTTTGTTAAAAACTCTATGATCCTCGTTGTGGCTACAGCAGGTTCAACGATTTTCATCGGTCTGAGTTTAGCTTGGCTAATTGCCCAGTATCAGTTTCCTTTCCGAAAGTTTTTGAAATGGGCTCTGATTTTGCCTCTTTCTATCCCTCCTTTCATTGGAGCGTACACTTATCATGGAATCTTCAATTATACCGGGGTGATCCAGTCAACACTTCGCGAAAATTTTAACATGGAACTCAATCCGGCATACTTTGACATCATGAATTTACCGGGTGCCATTTTTATCTACACAGTTTTCTTGTATCCATACGTTTACACCATTACGCAAGTTTTCCTTTCTCAACAATCTGCTTCCTTAATCGAAAGTACGCGTCTTCTCGGAAAAGGTCCTTGGCGAACATTCTTCCAAGTAGTTGTTCCGATATCACGCATTTCGATTATTGCAGGCGCCAGCTTAGTCATACTAGAAGTATTAAACGATTATGGCGTCGTAAAATATTACGGCATTCAAACATTTACTACTGCGATCTTTCAAAGCTGGTTTGGTTTAGGAGATATTGAAACATCGATTAAACTCGCAGCCTCTTTAATGGGATTTGTAATTATCATTTTGCTAATAGAAAAAATTCTTCGTGGAAAACGCCAATATAGCTATTCTTCCACCAAAGTACGTCCGTTGCCGCTCATTCGTTTAACTGGATGGAAAGCATTTGCAGCGGCCGGTTATGGATTTACAATATTAGCATTAGGTTTTTTCATCCCAATCATTCAGTTAATCGACTGGACAATTTTAACTTTCGGAACCATTCCTTTAGATGAATTTATGTCTTATATAAAAAATTCAGTGTTTGTGGCAGGAATTAGCGCCGCTACCATAATCGTCTTTTCACTGATTGTCGGTAACTTTGCACGACTTGTGCATGGCAGGCTTGCTAAATTGTTGCCAAAATTGACTGTTCTCGGTTACTCTATTCCTGGAGCTGTTATTGCAGTTGCCGTTGTAACTGCTTTTGTGGCATTAGATAATTTTTTAGCACCGCTTTATCAATTAGTGGGCACCAAATCGACGCTTGTACTTAGTGTTAGTCTTGTATTGCTTGTAACTGCTTATATCATTCGATTTTTTGCCATTGGCTATAGCTCGATCGAGACCGGTTACGATAAAATCGGAACTGATTTCCAAGATGCTTCTCGCCTATTAGGAGCGGGACTTACAAGAACATTCTTTAAAGTAGATATGCCGATGATGAAAGGCGCCATCATTAGCGGATTTATTCTAGTCTTTATCGATGTATTAAAAGAAATTCCATTAACTTTAATTTTAAGACCATTTAATTTTGATACACTTTCTACGAAAGCTTTCCAATATGCCAGCGACGAAAAAATCATGGAGGCTTCGCAAGCTTCCTTGTTGATCGTTGGTATTAGTGCTCTGGCAATTGTGGTCTTCTACAAGTTTTTGGAAAAGGAGTTGGATTAATATGTTCGTAACCATTGAAAATCTTTGTTTTTCTTATCCAAATACAAAAGCTGTTGCACTCGATAATTTCTCCTTGCAAATTGAAAAGGGTGAAGTTATCTCTATTCTTGGCCGAAGCGGAAGTGGAAAAAGCACGGTCCTTCGTCTTCTTGCCGGACTTGAAAATCCTTCAGTTGGTAAAGTAACGATTCAAGATCAAGTTCTCTGTGATGATAATACATTTATACAGCCCGAAAAGCGTGGCATCGGTATGGTGTTTCAAGATTATGCACTTTTCCCTCATATGACGGTTGCTGATAACATCTTATTCGGATTGTTTCGTATGAAAAAGTCTGCCAAACAGAAACGTCTCCATGAAGTTTTGGAGCTTGTGGAATTGCAAGGATATGAAAATCGTTATCCTCACCAATTGAGTGGTGGACAGCAACAGCGTGTAGCGATTGCTAGAGCGCTTGCTCCAAACCCTCATCTTCTCCTGCTTGATGAACCATTCAGTAATTTGGATGCAGAACTACAGGAAAAGATACGCAAAGAATTGCGTGATATTCTTAAAAAAGCCAATATCACTTCCATCTTTGTTACACACGATGAAAAAGATGCACATATTTTGGCTGACCGTATCGTAAAAATTAAAAATGGGCAAACTGACTTTATTGGTCGTCCATGTGATTTACTCGATGTATACCGTCAAGAAGGTCACAGTGAACCCTTTCCCGCTGTAGAAGAAAAAGAATTAGTTCATAGCTA is part of the Planococcus sp. PAMC 21323 genome and encodes:
- a CDS encoding ABC transporter substrate-binding protein; its protein translation is MIKKLSFITLFASSALVLGACGSSSEKESGSSEKKETLEMGTSAEFAPFESRNPEGDIVGFDIDLANHIADELGYELEITDMKFDGLIGALQNDRVDMVIAGMSATDSRKENVDFSTEYNHSGEMFVTANGSELSSLESLEGKTVGVQLGTIQEEGAKSIIADEGINFELKALDDSGALIQEILSGRIDAAYMDKQVALGYIEAQDLGAFDDPTTASPGMAVAFPKGSELVEDVNAILAEMEESGALDELKEKWLSEEE
- a CDS encoding methionine biosynthesis PLP-dependent protein is translated as MTKQSLETLLVQLGNRSDDTTGAVNPPIYLSTAYAHQGLGQSTGFDYTRTKNPTRSVLEEGFAKLEGADAAYACSSGMAAIQLVLSLFRPGDELLVPEDIYGGTYRLLDHFSATYNIHPIYAEFKNVQDTENKITANTRALFIETPTNPLMQEIDLIAFAALAKKHKLLLIVDNTFLTPFFQQPIQLGADIVIHSATKYIGGHNDVLAGLVVAKGDKICDKLATFHNSVGAVLSPFDSWLLVRGLKTLPLRMRQHEANAKAIAEFLSRQPQVSDVLYPGKGGMLSFRLQEEFWIGPFLERIKLITFAESLGGVESFITYPATQTHADIPFEERTKRGVCNRLLRFSVGVELVDDLIADLTQAFSKLKEEVVEYDRSY
- the metC gene encoding cystathionine beta-lyase encodes the protein MTDRIETKFIHSTGVDPITGAVNVPIYLSSTFHQKSLDSFGPFDYSRSGNPTRLALEETIAELEGGTRGFAFSSGMAAISSAFMLLSSGDHVLVSEDVYGGTYRFITEVLDKFKIEYTFVNMTDLNAMANAIKPNTKVIYLETPSNPVMNITDIEIAAKLAKANGCLTFVDNTFMTPLYQNPLELGADIVLHSATKFLSGHSDIIAGLAVTNDEDLGNRLGFIQNTFGSVLGVQDSYLLIQGIKTLGARLTQSTESARLIAEFLHSHPLIEEVYYPGFSFHPGNPIHERQAKSAGAVFSFRLADKKSARIFVEHLRIPIFAVSLGAVESILSYPSTMSHGSMPREEREKRGITDGLLRYSVGLEHSDDLIQDLTQALVQVARRKGLSIAN
- a CDS encoding Fe(3+) ABC transporter substrate-binding protein; protein product: MKKSLYLIIALLLLVLTACGTDDAAEQKEETDSNEVNLYTARHYDVDDELYKKFEEETGIKVNLIKGDADELLERIKREGDATEADLFLTADAGRLYRAKEDDLLQAVTSDLLEEQIPENYRDTDQMWYGLTKRARVLVYNQDTVTPEELSTYEALTEDEWNGRVLIRSSENIYNQSLLASFIEIDGEEKAKKWAAGLVNNFARDPEGGDRDQAKAIAAGIGDVAIMNSYYFGQMLNSEDAAEVEVAEGLGIYFPNQETTGTHVNISGAGVIKTAKNKENAIKLLEFLSAPEAQGTFAEANYEYPVNSSVEPSELLTSWGEFKEQDIPLSSLGDNNAKSILIFNEVGWK
- a CDS encoding LLM class flavin-dependent oxidoreductase, with translation MQIKKFENIPLSVLDLAPINEGAETAQAFKNSVDLAQHVESLGFNRFWLAEHHNMPGIGSSATSVLIGHIAGATNSIRVGSGGVMLPNHAPLVIAEQFGTLETIYPGRIDLGLGRAPGSDQATAHALRRSLQSNGEDFPQQVAELENYFSENPVGRVRAFPGTNMNVPLWLLGSSGFSAQLAALKGLPFSFASHFAPDYMMQALQLYHQNFKPSKALAEPYAMLGVNVIVAETQERAEWLATSSQQQMFSLMRGEPTTFQPPIDKLEDVWSDREIAIFRDKLNSESMIVGTPDLVKQKLKNFILKTRAHEVIVHSPIFYHEERLQSYNYLAEMMK
- a CDS encoding amino acid ABC transporter ATP-binding protein gives rise to the protein MIDVQNLYKKFGTNEVLSDISATVKKGEVVSIIGPSGSGKSTFLRCLNLLEVPTSGSIEINGKSLTASKKTIHKIRQEIGMVFQHFHLFPHLTVLENLTYAPIKAKGMKKAEAEMKARLLLERVGLSEKEKAYPNSLSGGQKQRVAIARALAMEPELMLFDEPTSALDPEMVKEVLDVMKDLAQSGMTMVVVTHEMGFAREVADRVLFLDHGVLVEEGQPIEFFSNPKTTRAKDFLDKVL
- a CDS encoding ABC transporter permease; the protein is MQRRLANINIWTVAAIIIIAALFLPNMTIVTGLFTPSNENWEHMKEFVLWSFVKNSMILVVATAGSTIFIGLSLAWLIAQYQFPFRKFLKWALILPLSIPPFIGAYTYHGIFNYTGVIQSTLRENFNMELNPAYFDIMNLPGAIFIYTVFLYPYVYTITQVFLSQQSASLIESTRLLGKGPWRTFFQVVVPISRISIIAGASLVILEVLNDYGVVKYYGIQTFTTAIFQSWFGLGDIETSIKLAASLMGFVIIILLIEKILRGKRQYSYSSTKVRPLPLIRLTGWKAFAAAGYGFTILALGFFIPIIQLIDWTILTFGTIPLDEFMSYIKNSVFVAGISAATIIVFSLIVGNFARLVHGRLAKLLPKLTVLGYSIPGAVIAVAVVTAFVALDNFLAPLYQLVGTKSTLVLSVSLVLLVTAYIIRFFAIGYSSIETGYDKIGTDFQDASRLLGAGLTRTFFKVDMPMMKGAIISGFILVFIDVLKEIPLTLILRPFNFDTLSTKAFQYASDEKIMEASQASLLIVGISALAIVVFYKFLEKELD
- a CDS encoding ABC transporter ATP-binding protein, whose translation is MFVTIENLCFSYPNTKAVALDNFSLQIEKGEVISILGRSGSGKSTVLRLLAGLENPSVGKVTIQDQVLCDDNTFIQPEKRGIGMVFQDYALFPHMTVADNILFGLFRMKKSAKQKRLHEVLELVELQGYENRYPHQLSGGQQQRVAIARALAPNPHLLLLDEPFSNLDAELQEKIRKELRDILKKANITSIFVTHDEKDAHILADRIVKIKNGQTDFIGRPCDLLDVYRQEGHSEPFPAVEEKELVHS
- a CDS encoding amino acid ABC transporter permease, with protein sequence MNLDFSQIVPYIPFMLEGIWVTLKFVFFAIILGSILGTLLALFKIGSIKPLRWFADAYTSIFRGTPLILQLMIIYYSIPQLTGFDISPFLSAILAFGLNSSAYISEIIRAGIQAVDKGQVEAAQALGVPYSAMMKDIILPQALKNILPALMNEFITLTKESAIVSTIGYLDLMRRAQVVGADLFRNFEPLLFVGVIYWCLVMGLTMIGRVFERRLKQSD